The following proteins are encoded in a genomic region of Drosophila miranda strain MSH22 chromosome 4, D.miranda_PacBio2.1, whole genome shotgun sequence:
- the LOC108163703 gene encoding probable G-protein coupled receptor CG31760, whose protein sequence is MKCWLNAGRRKKRQQQQEGALDGADSRWRRGGARRGRGGVAQELDGICQRQQQVASDTLVATTRAGPALVMLWLLLAACAQHGEAAAATPTTANGPEATATTLNSNTTTTTATAAATATASSSSSAASFGTGGAGGTAASASASSAVGKSTTSWGIAGIHEDPFKDIVRIGDGNTVTREAIEQSLVTIHDIATENLGTLCISTLYRPLQVPINSERYESSRQKADLAASILQEVGIIRHGGLSDALAKGLLTDDFITGARILALNLTNGAVQSYVWWVRSNQDKVLGETQRYDEEGLQIGKKPANNYPWFDDETSTPTLRSPKFAPSPPSNYYKGWWTYPYFSCAPSKWLVSYSIAIPPSGRHGLRGFISIDIDVTSLRVNQCEAEPYHFGSRKQQQLQQYQTMRRYPRLASKAAATASASALNDVGRINDLQAFHSSHKCHRTSMVCDYRQPSAEASTISSGKILSALTSSSWSRGSYQCLCKRGYYSLRHPDGFNGTIMEIAWQEHQDNISNYYTDVFKCLPCAAGCDMCTGPEPCLANYHWPFRISLLTISIGCACGTFVLAGYLFRHRRVKVFKVASPIFLMITLIGCAIMYLEMVAIFPYLDTSWCIVTKWSRHMGFCITYTSLLMKTWRVSLTYRVKSAHKIKLNDQQLLQWMVPILLVMLIYLGTWTISATPYAEVIYDKHHLKFKQCSYNWWDHSLAIGEVFFLAWGIRVCYNVRNAESLYNEARLISYAIYNIALVNIAMVVFHVMLFPQAGPDYKYMLGFVRTQLSTTTTIALVFGPKILRVFKGQGDKWDQKAKVRSITASFSLNGVGLVAEESPDLYQENEELKEQIQKLAHQIEFMKTVHMQMNNRHLKPKPGGYFTITSTSFQAPYSKNTVSTAQTQTGKDEASGATPTKSKSPKGKV, encoded by the exons atGAAATGCTGGCTCAATGCAGGGAGGCGCAagaagaggcagcagcagcaagaggGGGCACTGGATGGTGCCGACAGTCGATGGAGAAGAGGAGGAGcacgacgaggacgaggaggagtgGCACAGGAGCTAGATGGAATCTGTCAGAGACAGCAACAAGTGGCCAGCGACACTTTGGTGGCAACAACAAGAGCCGGTCCGGCTCTGGTGATGCTGTGGCTTTTGCTTGCGGCCTGTGCGCAACACggagaggcagcggcagccacaCCAACAACAGCCAACGGGCCCGAGGCCACGGCAACAACACTAAACAGCAacacgacgacgacgacagccacagcagcagccacagccacagcatcatcatcatcgtcagcAGCATCCTTCGGcacaggaggagcaggaggaacagcagcctcagcctcgGCATCATCCGCAGTTGGCAAATCGACAACCAGCTGGGGAATAGCCGGCATCCATGAGGATCCGTTCAAAGACATTGTCAGGATTGGCGATGGCAACACAGTCACTCGG GAGGCCATCGAACAATCGCTGGTGACGATACACGACATTGCCACCGAAAATCTGGGCACGTTATGCATCTCGACGCTCTACCGACCCCTACAAGTGCCCATCAATTCGGAGCGATACGAGAGCTCCAGACAAAAAGCCGATTTGGCCGCCTCGATACTCCAGGAAGTTGGCATCATTCGACACGGCG GACTCTCGGATGCGTTAGCCAAGGGCCTGCTCACTGATGACTTCATAACCGGAGCACGCATCTTGGCTTTGAACCTGACAAACGGCGCCGTGCAGTCGTATGTGTGGTGGGTGAGGAGCAACCAGGACAAAGTCCTGGGCGAGACACAGCGCTACGATGAGGAGGGACTGCAAATTGGCAAAAAGCCGGCCAACAATTATCCTTG GTTCGACGATGAGACCAGCACGCCCACTCTCCGCTCACCGAAATTCGCACCTAGCCCACCGAGCAACTACTACAAAGGCTGGTGGACATACCCGTACTTCTCGTGCGCCCCCAGCAAGTGGCTGGTGTCGTATAGCATTGCGATTCCGCCCAGTGGCCGGCATGGACTGCGCGGCTTCATCAGCATCGACATTGATGTAACGTCGCTGCGCGTCAATCAGTGCGAGGCGGAGCCCTATCACTTTGGCAGCCGCAAacagcagcagttgcagcagtACCAGACCATGCGACGTTACCCACGGCTGGCCAGCAAGGCGGCCGCaacggcatcggcatcggcactGAACGATGTGGGGAGGATCAACGATTTGCAAGCCTTTCACAGCTCACACAAGTGTCATCGCACCTCCATGGTG TGCGACTATCGGCAGCCGAGCGCGGAGGCATCGACAATAAGCAGCGGCAAGATATTGAGCGCTCTCACCAGCAGCAGTTGGTCCCGGGGCTCGTACCAGTGCCTGTGCAAGCGCGGCTATTATTCATTGCGCCATCCGGATGGCTTCAATGGCACCATCATGGAGATTGCCTGGCAGGAGCATCAGGACAATATAAGCAATTACTATACGGATGTCTTCAAGTGTTTGCCTTGCGCCGCCGGCTGTGACATGTGCACCGGTCCGGAGCCGTGTCTGGCCAACTATCATTGGCCTTTCAG AATATCATTGTTGACCATATCCATTGGCTGTGCTTGCGGCACCTTCGTCCTGGCCGGCTACCTCTTCCGGCATCGTCGCGTCAAAGTCTTTAAGGTGGCCAGTCCCATCTTCCTGATGATCACACTCATTGGCTGCGCCATCATGTATCTGGAG ATGGTGGCCATATTCCCCTATCTGGACACCAGTTGGTGCATTGTGACCAAATGGTCGCGCCACATGGGCTTTTGCATCACCTACACTTCGCTGTTGATGAAAACCTGGCG GGTCTCTTTGACGTATCGCGTGAAGTCGGCGCACAAAATCAAATTGAACGATCAGCAACTGTTGCAATGGATGGTGCCCATTCTGTTGGTAATGCTGATCTATTTGGGTACCTGGACCATCTCGGCCACGCCCTATGCGGAGGTG ATCTACGACAAGCATCACCTGAAATTCAAACAGTGCTCGTACAACTGGTGGGATCACAGCCTGGCCATTGGCGAGGTCTTCTTCCTGGCCTGGGGCATACGCGTCTGCTACAATGTGCGGAATGCGGAGAGTCTCTACAACGAGGCGCGGCTCATCTCGTATGCCATTTACAACATAGCCCTTGTCAACATAGCCATGGTGGTCTTCCA TGTAATGCTCTTCCCCCAAGCTGGACCCGACTACAAGTACATGCTGGGCTTTGTGCGCACCCAACTGTCGACCACCACCACCATTGCTTTGGTCTTTGGGCCGAAGATATTGCGGGTGTTCAAGGGCCAGGGCGACAAATGGGATCAGAAGGCCAAGGTGAGAAGCATAACAGCTTCGTTCTCGCTGAATGGAGTGGGCCTAGTGGCCGAAGAGTCGCCGGATTTGTACCAGGAGAATGAAGAGCTAAAG GAACAAATCCAAAAGTTGGCCCATCAAATTGAGTTCATGAAGACTGTGCACATGCAGATGAACAACAGGCATCTGAAACCGAAACCGGGCGGATACTTTACCATCACTTCGACCTCGTTCCAGGCTCCCTACAGCAAGAACACGGTTTCCACAGCACAGACCCAAACGGGCAAAGATGAGGCCAGCGG GGCCACGCCAACGAAATCCAAATCGCCCAAGGGCAAAGTCTGA
- the LOC108163706 gene encoding mitochondrial import inner membrane translocase subunit Tim8-like → MDEYENVSGKDKEMDEFLQLERQKAEVTALLHEFNEICWEKCIGKPSSKLDQATQVCLSNCVDRFIDTSVLIAKRFVEVINRRQ, encoded by the coding sequence ATGGACGAATACGAGAACGTGTCTGGCAAGGATAAAGAAATGGACGAGTTCCTGCAGCTGGAGAGGCAAAAGGCCGAGGTGACTGCCCTTTTGCACGAGTTCAACGAGATCTGCTGGGAGAAGTGCATCGGAAAGCCCAGCAGCAAGCTGGACCAGGCCACACAGGTGTGCCTGAGCAACTGCGTGGACCGCTTCATCGACACATCGGTGCTGATCGCCAAGCGCTTCGTGGAGGTCATAAACAGGCGACAGTAA
- the LOC108163704 gene encoding uncharacterized protein LOC108163704 isoform X1, giving the protein MRRNRTPGNKREEELPPASSDSEEEDEEALQAALRDIVSIPDVDAWDFTNERGIDTERTWSEELKQGRNKERQKPAQRREKNEKKPQHGPEMGETSDKTMEGRDVQKTWSAEFNESMKTWYADLRESQKPKRSHSQTRKRSRHSSEVELEEAAVVRGKSPERESKKKESTKKPPTKELEAERTSAKKLKPKMVSFVEPDSLIKLETECDGLDEPEEPEPSTSMGPRPYARPQSHDSVEANPLAVPSIESGMGLINLLAVPFQRPLSYGSPISASKVVDKAGAGEEKAPASPEIPSVGPRNVTPKAKPANDAEEERDGKESQVESKTSLAHAESMKTLTITGHRHITTQWRDHCHLEVQPEGIDKPARRKLIVACVLCLSFMILEVIGGVLSNSLAIATDAAHLLTDLAGFLISLFALYISARPNTQRMNFGWYRAEVIGAMISVYFIWVITGILVWLAIQRLWVGEHNVDPKIMLITSAVAILFNVIMAFQLHHGHGHFEPGEVVRQTRILHKEHPTKELQLVESSVSVVHVQPPKENINVRAAMIHVIGDMIQSVGVFVAALIIFFRPEWSFVDAICTFLFSIIVVLVTIRILRDVLMVLMEATPDYLDYDEVQRAFLSIEGVEHVHNLRIWALSINKVALSAHLAIKKDADPQSILEEATKMIHKRYRFFETTIQIEEYTPGMENCEQCIKPGMRLSRGDSRTIQAMEEGAHKEAVQKAVGES; this is encoded by the exons ATGAGAAGGAACCGGACACCAGGGAATAAACGTGAAGAAGAATTGCCGCCAGCCAGCTCGGACtccgaggaggaggatgaaGAAGCCCTGCAGGCGGCCCTGAGGGATATTGTCAGTATCCCCGACGTCGATGCGTGGGATTTCACAAATGAAAGGGGTATAGATACGGAAAGAACTTGGTCGGAGGAGCTCAAGCAGGGTCGTAATAAAGAGCGCCAGAAGCCAGCACAAAGgcgagaaaaaaatgaaaagaagCCTCAGCATGGCCCGGAGATGGGAGAAACATCTGACAAAACGATGGAGGGTCGAGATGTGCAAAAGACCTGGTCAGCGGAGTTCAATGAATCGATGAAAACCTGGTATGCGGACCTCAGGGAATCCCAGAAACCAAAAAGGTCCCATTCGCAAACCAGGAAAAGATCCCGCCACAGCTCGGAGGTGGAGTTGGAGGAAGCAGCAGTCGTAAGAGGGAAGAGTCCAGAACGAGAGTCCAAAAAGAAAGAGAGTACTAAAAAGCCCCCGACGAAGGAGCTGGAAGCGGAAAGAACTTCAGCGAAGAAGTTAAAACCAAAGATGGTGTCCTTTGTGGAACCGGACTCCTTGATAAAGCTCGAAACGGAATGCGATGGCTTAGACGAACCCGAAGAACCAGAGCCATCAACTAGCATGGGGCCAAGGCCTTATGCCAGACCTCAAAGCCACGACTCTGTGGAGGCCAATCCCCTGGCTGTGCCCTCGATAGAGTCGGGTATGGGCTTGATCAACCTCCTGGCGGTACCTTTTCAGAGGCCCCTAAGCTACGGCTCTCCTATTTCTGCATCTAAAGTTGTGGATAAAGCTGGAGCGGGGGAAGAGAAGGCCCCAGCGAGTCCAGAGATCCCTTCAGTGGGTCCACGCAATGTTACGCCCAAGGCCAAACCCGCCAACGATGCAGAGGAGGAGCGGGACGGCAAAGAGTCCCAGGTGGAGAGCAAGACTTCGCTGGCGCATGCAGAGTCCATGAAGACATTGACCATCACCGGCCACAGGCACATCACGACGCAGTGGAGGGATCATTGCCACCTGGAGGTGCAGCCCGAGGGCATCGATAAGCCTGCTCGGAGGAAACTGATCGTAGCCTGTGTGCTCTGCCTGTCCTTCATGATCCTTGAGGTGATCGGCGGCGTGCTGTCCAACAGCCTGGCCATAGCCACGGACGCCGCCCACCTGCTGACGGACCTGGCCGGCTTCCTGATCTCCTTGTTTGCCCTGTACATCAGTGCCAGGCCGAACACGCAGCGCATGAACTTTGGCTGGTATCGGGCCGAGGTAATCGGGGCCATGATCTCCGTCTACTTCATTTGGGTGATAACAG GCATCCTGGTCTGGCTGGCCATACAACGCCTGTGGGTGGGTGAGCATAATGTGGATCCCAAAATAATGCTGATCACGTCCGCTGTGGCCATTCTGTTCAACGTCATTATGGCATTTCAGCTCCatcacggacacggacacttTGAGCCCGGCGAGGTTGTGCGCCAGACCCGCATCCTGCACAAGGAGCACCCCACGAAGGAGCTGCAGCTGGTGGAGAGCTCGGTGTCGGTGGTGCACGTCCAACCGCCAAAGGAGAACATCAACGTGCGGGCGGCCATGATCCATGTCATCGGCGACATGATCCAGAGTGTGGGCGTCTTTGTGGCTGCCCTGATCATATTCTTTCGCCCCGAATGGTCGTTTGTGGACGCCATCTGCACGTTCCTCTTCTCCATCATTGTTGTCCTGGTGACGATCCGCATTCTGAGGGACGTCCTGATGGTCCTCATGGAGGCCACACCCGACTACTTGGACTACGACGAGGTGCAGCGGGCTTTTCTCTCCATCGAAGGGGTCGAGCATGTGCACAATCTGCGTATCTGGGCCCTGAGCATCAACAAGGTGGCCCTGTCCGCCCATCTGGCCATCAAGAAGGACGCCGATCCACAGAGCATCCTCGAAGAGGCCACTAAGATGATCCACAAGCGGTACCGGTTCTTTGAGACCACCATCCAGATCGAGGAGTACACGCCCGGCATGGAGAACTGCGAGCAGTGCATAAAGCCAGGCATGCGGCTGTCCCGAGGGGATAGCCGTACAATCCAGGCCATGGAGGAGGGGGCCCACAAGGAGGCTGTGCAGAAGGCCGTTGGGGAGTCCTAA
- the LOC108163704 gene encoding uncharacterized protein LOC108163704 isoform X2, with protein sequence MRRNRTPGNKREEELPPASSDSEEEDEEALQAALRDIVSIPDVDAWDFTNERGIDTERTWSEELKQGRNKERQKPAQRREKNEKKPQHGPEMGETSDKTMEGRDVQKTWSAEFNESMKTWYADLRESQKPKRSHSQTRKRSRHSSEVELEEAAVVRGKSPERESKKKESTKKPPTKELEAERTSAKKLKPKMVSFVEPDSLIKLETECDGLDEPEEPEPSTSMGPRPYARPQSHDSVEANPLAVPSIESGMGLINLLAVPFQRPLSYGSPISASKVVDKAGAGEEKAPASPEIPSVGPRNVTPKAKPANDAEEERDGKESQVESKTSLAHAESMKTLTITGHRHITTQWRDHCHLEVQPEGIDKPARRKLIVACVLCLSFMILEVIGGVLSNSLAIATDAAHLLTDLAGFLISLFALYISARPNTQRMNFGWYRAEVIGAMISVYFIWVITGILVWLAIQRLWLHHGHGHFEPGEVVRQTRILHKEHPTKELQLVESSVSVVHVQPPKENINVRAAMIHVIGDMIQSVGVFVAALIIFFRPEWSFVDAICTFLFSIIVVLVTIRILRDVLMVLMEATPDYLDYDEVQRAFLSIEGVEHVHNLRIWALSINKVALSAHLAIKKDADPQSILEEATKMIHKRYRFFETTIQIEEYTPGMENCEQCIKPGMRLSRGDSRTIQAMEEGAHKEAVQKAVGES encoded by the exons ATGAGAAGGAACCGGACACCAGGGAATAAACGTGAAGAAGAATTGCCGCCAGCCAGCTCGGACtccgaggaggaggatgaaGAAGCCCTGCAGGCGGCCCTGAGGGATATTGTCAGTATCCCCGACGTCGATGCGTGGGATTTCACAAATGAAAGGGGTATAGATACGGAAAGAACTTGGTCGGAGGAGCTCAAGCAGGGTCGTAATAAAGAGCGCCAGAAGCCAGCACAAAGgcgagaaaaaaatgaaaagaagCCTCAGCATGGCCCGGAGATGGGAGAAACATCTGACAAAACGATGGAGGGTCGAGATGTGCAAAAGACCTGGTCAGCGGAGTTCAATGAATCGATGAAAACCTGGTATGCGGACCTCAGGGAATCCCAGAAACCAAAAAGGTCCCATTCGCAAACCAGGAAAAGATCCCGCCACAGCTCGGAGGTGGAGTTGGAGGAAGCAGCAGTCGTAAGAGGGAAGAGTCCAGAACGAGAGTCCAAAAAGAAAGAGAGTACTAAAAAGCCCCCGACGAAGGAGCTGGAAGCGGAAAGAACTTCAGCGAAGAAGTTAAAACCAAAGATGGTGTCCTTTGTGGAACCGGACTCCTTGATAAAGCTCGAAACGGAATGCGATGGCTTAGACGAACCCGAAGAACCAGAGCCATCAACTAGCATGGGGCCAAGGCCTTATGCCAGACCTCAAAGCCACGACTCTGTGGAGGCCAATCCCCTGGCTGTGCCCTCGATAGAGTCGGGTATGGGCTTGATCAACCTCCTGGCGGTACCTTTTCAGAGGCCCCTAAGCTACGGCTCTCCTATTTCTGCATCTAAAGTTGTGGATAAAGCTGGAGCGGGGGAAGAGAAGGCCCCAGCGAGTCCAGAGATCCCTTCAGTGGGTCCACGCAATGTTACGCCCAAGGCCAAACCCGCCAACGATGCAGAGGAGGAGCGGGACGGCAAAGAGTCCCAGGTGGAGAGCAAGACTTCGCTGGCGCATGCAGAGTCCATGAAGACATTGACCATCACCGGCCACAGGCACATCACGACGCAGTGGAGGGATCATTGCCACCTGGAGGTGCAGCCCGAGGGCATCGATAAGCCTGCTCGGAGGAAACTGATCGTAGCCTGTGTGCTCTGCCTGTCCTTCATGATCCTTGAGGTGATCGGCGGCGTGCTGTCCAACAGCCTGGCCATAGCCACGGACGCCGCCCACCTGCTGACGGACCTGGCCGGCTTCCTGATCTCCTTGTTTGCCCTGTACATCAGTGCCAGGCCGAACACGCAGCGCATGAACTTTGGCTGGTATCGGGCCGAGGTAATCGGGGCCATGATCTCCGTCTACTTCATTTGGGTGATAACAG GCATCCTGGTCTGGCTGGCCATACAACGCCTGTGG CTCCatcacggacacggacacttTGAGCCCGGCGAGGTTGTGCGCCAGACCCGCATCCTGCACAAGGAGCACCCCACGAAGGAGCTGCAGCTGGTGGAGAGCTCGGTGTCGGTGGTGCACGTCCAACCGCCAAAGGAGAACATCAACGTGCGGGCGGCCATGATCCATGTCATCGGCGACATGATCCAGAGTGTGGGCGTCTTTGTGGCTGCCCTGATCATATTCTTTCGCCCCGAATGGTCGTTTGTGGACGCCATCTGCACGTTCCTCTTCTCCATCATTGTTGTCCTGGTGACGATCCGCATTCTGAGGGACGTCCTGATGGTCCTCATGGAGGCCACACCCGACTACTTGGACTACGACGAGGTGCAGCGGGCTTTTCTCTCCATCGAAGGGGTCGAGCATGTGCACAATCTGCGTATCTGGGCCCTGAGCATCAACAAGGTGGCCCTGTCCGCCCATCTGGCCATCAAGAAGGACGCCGATCCACAGAGCATCCTCGAAGAGGCCACTAAGATGATCCACAAGCGGTACCGGTTCTTTGAGACCACCATCCAGATCGAGGAGTACACGCCCGGCATGGAGAACTGCGAGCAGTGCATAAAGCCAGGCATGCGGCTGTCCCGAGGGGATAGCCGTACAATCCAGGCCATGGAGGAGGGGGCCCACAAGGAGGCTGTGCAGAAGGCCGTTGGGGAGTCCTAA
- the LOC117188758 gene encoding male accessory gland serine protease inhibitor-like, with amino-acid sequence MTLISVVVIIIAALSGLSRALKDPICALEPASQGTDGFTCHGHFPRYSYYLFKNECERWIYGGCGRPNKNNFGTIEECEHKCKEAASIEIIK; translated from the exons ATGACGTTAATTTccgtcgtcgtcatcatcatcgcgGCCCTGTCTGGGCTTTCACGGGCCCTCAAGGATC CGATCTGTGCTCTGGAACCGGCCAGTCAGGGCACCGATGGTTTCACCTGCCATGGCCATTTTCCGAGATATTCCTATTATCTCTTTAAGAACGAGTGCGAAAGGTGGATATATGGCGGCTGTGGAAGACCGAACAAGAATAACTTCGGCACGATAGAGGAGTGCGAGCATAAATGCAAGGAAGCTGCCTCTATAGAAATAATAAAGTAA
- the LOC108163705 gene encoding uncharacterized protein LOC108163705, whose amino-acid sequence MSRITRCAFILLSLAVCGSWAIRCYQCSSDQDRKGHDSCGAYKKFNRTEHIAIECNSDESHMPGSFCMKVVQQGPRGFIWDGRWRQVIRRCASVSDTGVTGVCNWGVYENGVYWEECYCSNDSCNGSSLLQMHGSLQLLLGFLLMGAAARIVRRS is encoded by the exons ATGTCCAGAATAACGCGCTGTGCTTTTATATTGCTCTCGCTGGCCGTGTGCG GCAGCTGGGCCATACGCTGCTACCAGTGCTCCTCGGACCAAGACCGCAAGGGTCACGACAGCTGCGGCGCCTACAAAAAGTTCAATCGCACCGAACACATTGCCATCGAATGCAACAGCGACGAGAGCCACATGCCCGGCTCCTTCTGCATGAAGGTGGTCCAGCAGGGACCCAGGGGATTCATTT GGGACGGACGCTGGCGTCAGGTGATACGTCGCTGTGCCTCTGTCTCGGATACGGGCGTGACGGGCGTCTGCAATTGGGGCGTCTACGAGAACGGCGTGTACTGGGAGGAATGCTATTGCTCCAACGACAGTTGCAATGGCTCTAGCCTGCTACAAATGCACGGATCTCTGCAACTTTTGCTGGGTTTCCTGTTGATGGGCGCCGCTGCAAGGATTGTGCGTCGCAGCTAA
- the LOC108163980 gene encoding uncharacterized protein LOC108163980 yields MKTFEKCVLGAVLLCFLLQTAQAIKCWDCRSDSDPKCGDPFDNSTLAITDCQQAPELEHLKGVRPTMCRKIRQKVHGEWRYFRSCAYMGEPGIEGDERYCLMRTGSYNIFMEYCTCNSKDGCNGAGLTRLGLANVLGGTLLAVLVAQLLRQ; encoded by the exons ATGAAAACCTTTGAGAAATGCGTTCTGGGTGCTGTACTGCTGTGCTTCCTGCTGCAAACTG CCCAGGCCATCAAGTGCTGGGACTGCCGCAGCGACAGCGATCCGAAGTGCGGCGATCCCTTCGACAATAGCACCCTGGCCATCACGGACTGCCAGCAGGCCCCCGAACTGGAGCACCTAAAGGGGGTGCGGCCGACGATGTGTCGCAAGATCCGCCAGAAGGTGCACGGCGAGTGGCGTTACTTCCGCAGCTGTGCGTACATGGGCGAGCCGGGCATCGAGGGCGACGAGCGCTACTGCCTGATGCGGACGGGCAGCTACAACATCTTCATGGAGTACTGCACCTGCAACAGCAAGGACGGCTGCAACGGCGCCGGCCTGACCCGCCTCGGGCTGGCCAACGTCCTGGGCGGCACCCTCCTCGCTGTCCTCGTGGCGCAACTCTTGAGGCAATAG
- the LOC117188835 gene encoding uncharacterized protein LOC117188835: protein IFSTLADRAGVIVSRDCHFESIGQKDNECTVTHSRQVESCFTCKGDLCNASGASRYLALSATALVAVFALQMAL from the coding sequence ATATTTTCGACACTTGCAGACCGCGCCGGCGTCATTGTCTCCCGCGACTGCCACTTTGAGTCGATTGGGCAGAAGGACAACGAGTGCACGGTAACACACAGCCGCCAGGTGGAGAGCTGCTTCACCTGCAAGGGGGATCTGTGCAATGCCTCTGGAGCGTCCCGTTATTTGGCCCTGAGCGCAACGGCTCTGGTGGCGGTATTCGCCTTGCAAATGGCGCTGTGA
- the LOC108162170 gene encoding uncharacterized protein LOC108162170, with protein sequence MWKQMFGVLLIALCLMHSATAIKCYQCKSLTDPNCAKEKIDAGSNVRQVDCDNAARPNTMEQLQPVTKCNKVVTSDRAGVIVSRDCHFESIGQKDNECTVTHSRQVESCFTCKGDLCNASGASRYLALSATALVAVFALQMAL encoded by the exons ATGTGGAAACAAATGTTTGGTGTTTTGCTTATTGCCTTGTGCCTGATGCACTCGG CGACTGCCATCAAGTGCTATCAGTGCAAGTCCCTAACGGATCCCAACTGCGCCAAGGAGAAGATCGATGCTGGCTCCAACGTGCGGCAGGTGGACTGCGATAATGCGGCCAGGCCCAATACCATGGAACAGCTCCAGCCAGTGACCAAATGCAACAAGGTGGTCACCAGCG ACCGCGCCGGCGTCATTGTCTCCCGCGACTGCCACTTTGAGTCGATTGGGCAGAAGGACAACGAGTGCACGGTAACACACAGCCGCCAGGTGGAGAGCTGCTTCACCTGCAAGGGGGATCTGTGCAATGCCTCTGGAGCGTCCCGTTATTTGGCCCTGAGCGCAACGGCTCTGGTGGCGGTATTCGCCTTGCAAATGGCGCTGTGA